Proteins from one Fusobacterium periodonticum 1_1_41FAA genomic window:
- a CDS encoding AMP-binding protein — protein sequence MSIKFLYDRQKTAITYGEQKISYADVIKYVNFYSDFLDIEKGDRSALMMENRPESIFSFFSIWAKKGIAISLDAGYTVDQLAYVLGDSEPKYLFVSNKTKEVAEAANSKLNNAVKIINVDEIELPTDYKIKQEEFSNDSNEDVAVLVYTSGTTGNPKGVMITYENIETNMAGVRAVDLVNENDVILAMLPYHHIMPLCFTLILPMYMGVPIVLLTEISSATLLKTMQENRVTVILGVPRVWEMLDKAIMTKINQSSIAKFMFKLASKTNSMSIRKMLFSKVHKQFGGHIRLMVSGGAKIDKSILEDFRTMGFRAIQGYGMTETAPIITFNVPGRERSDSAGEVIPNVEVKIADDGEILVKGKNVMKGYYKNETATKEAFDAEGWFHTGDLGRMEGKYLIIIGRKKEMIVLANGKNIDPNDIEAEIMKNTDLIKEIAVTEYNAQLLAIIYPDFEKLQAQQIVNIKDAIKWEVIDKYNVTAPNYKKIHDIKIIKQELPKTRLGKIRRFMLKDLLEDKVEAPEKKIEKKVVEVPSEIKEKYDIINKYITERYNKDIDLDSHIELDLGFDSLDIVEFMNFLNSTFEIEIVEQDFVDHKTISDIIKLVEEKSGITSEKAVEKVDKNENLKKIIDSDSDVKLPPSAKYAKVLKFLFSPLFKFYFRYKYSGKENLGEGAGIIVGNHQSYLDAFMLNNAFSYKELNNNYYIATALHFKSKTMKYLAGNGNIILVDANRNLKNTLQAAAKVLKSGKKLLIFPEGARTRDGQLQEFKKTFAILAQELNVPIYPFVLKGAYEAFPYNKKFPKRHDISVQFLEKIDPQNKTVEELVEETKDKIAKNYY from the coding sequence ATGTCAATAAAATTTTTATATGACAGACAAAAGACAGCTATTACATATGGAGAGCAAAAGATTTCTTATGCAGATGTGATTAAGTATGTGAATTTTTATTCTGATTTTTTAGATATTGAAAAAGGTGATAGATCAGCTCTTATGATGGAAAATAGACCAGAGTCTATTTTTTCGTTTTTTTCAATATGGGCTAAAAAAGGAATAGCAATAAGTTTAGATGCAGGTTATACTGTGGACCAACTTGCTTATGTACTTGGAGATTCTGAACCAAAATATCTTTTTGTATCAAATAAAACTAAAGAAGTTGCTGAAGCAGCAAATTCAAAATTAAATAATGCTGTAAAGATTATAAATGTTGATGAAATTGAATTACCAACTGACTATAAGATAAAACAAGAAGAATTTTCAAATGATTCAAATGAAGATGTAGCGGTATTGGTTTATACCTCAGGAACAACAGGAAATCCAAAAGGTGTAATGATAACTTATGAAAATATTGAAACTAATATGGCAGGAGTAAGAGCAGTTGATTTAGTCAATGAAAATGATGTTATCTTAGCAATGTTACCATATCATCATATTATGCCACTATGTTTTACATTAATATTACCAATGTATATGGGAGTTCCAATAGTATTGTTAACTGAAATCTCATCAGCTACTCTTTTAAAGACAATGCAAGAAAATAGAGTAACTGTTATTCTTGGAGTTCCAAGAGTATGGGAAATGTTAGATAAAGCTATAATGACTAAGATTAATCAAAGTTCAATAGCTAAGTTTATGTTTAAATTAGCTTCAAAAACTAACTCTATGTCTATAAGAAAAATGTTGTTCTCAAAAGTTCATAAACAATTTGGTGGACATATTAGACTTATGGTTTCAGGTGGAGCAAAGATAGATAAATCAATATTAGAAGATTTTCGTACTATGGGATTCAGAGCTATACAAGGTTATGGTATGACAGAAACAGCTCCTATAATCACTTTCAATGTACCAGGTAGAGAAAGATCAGATTCAGCTGGAGAAGTTATTCCTAATGTGGAAGTTAAAATTGCTGATGATGGAGAAATTCTTGTTAAAGGTAAAAACGTAATGAAGGGTTACTACAAGAATGAAACTGCAACTAAAGAAGCTTTTGATGCAGAAGGTTGGTTCCATACAGGTGATTTAGGAAGAATGGAAGGAAAATACCTAATAATAATTGGTAGAAAAAAAGAAATGATAGTTCTTGCCAATGGGAAGAATATAGATCCTAATGATATTGAAGCTGAAATCATGAAAAATACAGACTTGATAAAGGAAATAGCTGTTACAGAATACAATGCACAATTACTTGCTATAATTTATCCTGATTTTGAAAAACTTCAAGCTCAACAAATAGTTAATATTAAAGATGCTATAAAATGGGAAGTTATAGACAAATATAATGTAACTGCTCCTAACTATAAGAAAATTCACGATATAAAGATAATTAAGCAAGAATTACCTAAAACAAGATTAGGAAAAATTAGAAGATTCATGCTTAAAGACTTATTAGAAGATAAAGTAGAAGCTCCTGAGAAAAAAATAGAAAAAAAAGTTGTAGAAGTTCCAAGTGAAATTAAAGAAAAATATGATATAATAAATAAATATATAACTGAAAGATATAATAAAGACATTGATTTAGATTCTCATATAGAATTGGATTTAGGTTTTGACTCTTTAGATATAGTGGAATTTATGAATTTCTTGAATTCAACTTTTGAAATTGAAATAGTTGAGCAGGATTTTGTTGACCATAAAACAATTTCTGATATAATAAAGTTAGTAGAAGAAAAATCAGGAATAACAAGTGAAAAAGCAGTAGAAAAAGTTGATAAGAATGAAAATCTGAAAAAAATTATTGATAGTGATTCAGATGTTAAGTTACCGCCTAGTGCTAAATATGCTAAGGTTTTAAAATTTTTATTTAGTCCACTATTTAAATTCTACTTTAGATATAAATATAGTGGAAAAGAAAATCTAGGAGAAGGTGCAGGAATAATTGTAGGAAACCACCAAAGTTATTTAGATGCCTTTATGTTAAACAATGCTTTTTCTTACAAGGAATTGAATAACAACTACTATATAGCAACAGCTTTACATTTTAAGAGTAAGACTATGAAGTATTTAGCTGGAAATGGAAATATAATATTAGTTGATGCTAATAGAAACTTAAAGAATACTCTACAAGCAGCAGCTAAGGTTCTAAAAAGTGGAAAGAAATTACTTATTTTCCCTGAAGGAGCAAGAACAAGAGATGGACAATTACAAGAGTTTAAAAAGACTTTTGCTATACTAGCACAAGAATTAAATGTACCTATTTATCCTTTTGTATTGAAAGGGGCTTATGAAGCTTTTCCATATAATAAAAAATTCCCAAAGAGACATGATATTTCAGTTCAATTCTTAGAAAAAATTGATCCACAAAATAAAACTGTTGAAGAATTAGTTGAAGAAACTAAAGATAAAATTGCTAAGAACTATTATTAA
- a CDS encoding DUF1963 domain-containing protein, whose protein sequence is MYPLAQFYLSNLPYIPEALKKFEYITVFMGEDFPEYSNTDGLVSRNGNGWILRTYTKDDVLVKNEYLRDDNFCPKAYPLEAKFHAEDYPIWDGGGLDEDLEIEICDLEEEFDDEVSYYQDIGNDHTYLHKFGGYPSYCQPGLGLEVEEGYNFVFQISSDDVAQYNVVDSGSLMFFYNENEDKWMMYFDFY, encoded by the coding sequence ATGTATCCTTTAGCACAATTTTATCTTTCTAATCTTCCTTACATACCAGAAGCTTTAAAGAAATTTGAATATATAACTGTATTTATGGGTGAAGATTTTCCAGAATACAGCAATACAGATGGTCTTGTATCAAGAAATGGTAATGGTTGGATATTGAGAACTTATACTAAAGATGATGTTTTAGTAAAAAATGAATATCTAAGAGATGATAACTTTTGCCCTAAGGCTTACCCATTAGAAGCTAAATTTCATGCTGAAGACTATCCAATTTGGGATGGTGGAGGACTTGATGAAGATTTAGAAATTGAAATATGTGATTTAGAAGAAGAATTTGATGATGAAGTAAGTTACTATCAAGATATTGGAAATGATCATACATACTTACATAAATTTGGAGGTTATCCTTCATATTGTCAACCAGGTTTAGGTTTAGAAGTTGAAGAAGGTTATAATTTTGTTTTCCAAATTTCTAGTGATGATGTTGCACAATATAATGTAGTAGATTCAGGAAGCTTGATGTTTTTCTACAATGAAAATGAAGACAAATGGATGATGTACTTTGATTTTTATTA
- a CDS encoding tRNA 2-thiocytidine(32) synthetase TtcA has product MENIITNEQINEAIFLNKKEKIEESLRTTYRKKIWKNFIKAIKEFDLIKDGDKIAVGVSGGKDSLLLCKLFQELKKDRSKNFEVKFISMNPGFEALDVDKFKENLIEMGIDCELFDANVWQIAFEEAPDSPCFLCAKMRRGVLYKKVEELGFNKLALGHHFDDIVETTMINMFFAGTVKTMLPKVPSTSGKMDIIRPLAYVREKDIINFMKYNEIQAMSCGCPIEAGKVDSKRKEVKFLLQELEEKNPNIKQSIFNAMKNINLDYVLGYTNGNKSKK; this is encoded by the coding sequence ATGGAAAACATAATTACAAACGAACAAATAAATGAAGCAATTTTTTTAAATAAAAAGGAGAAGATAGAAGAAAGTTTAAGAACAACATATAGAAAAAAAATATGGAAAAACTTTATCAAAGCTATAAAAGAATTTGATTTGATTAAAGATGGAGATAAGATAGCAGTTGGAGTTTCTGGAGGAAAGGATAGTTTACTACTTTGTAAATTATTCCAAGAATTGAAAAAGGATAGAAGTAAAAATTTTGAAGTGAAATTTATTTCAATGAACCCAGGCTTTGAAGCCTTAGATGTAGATAAGTTTAAAGAAAATTTAATAGAAATGGGTATAGATTGTGAATTGTTTGATGCTAATGTTTGGCAAATAGCATTTGAAGAAGCACCTGATAGTCCTTGCTTTTTATGTGCTAAGATGAGAAGAGGAGTTCTATATAAGAAAGTTGAAGAACTAGGTTTTAATAAATTAGCTTTAGGTCATCATTTTGATGATATTGTTGAAACTACTATGATAAATATGTTCTTTGCAGGTACAGTGAAAACTATGTTACCAAAAGTTCCATCAACTTCTGGTAAGATGGATATAATAAGACCTCTTGCTTATGTTAGAGAAAAAGACATAATAAATTTTATGAAATACAATGAAATTCAAGCTATGAGCTGTGGTTGTCCTATAGAAGCAGGAAAGGTAGATTCAAAAAGAAAAGAAGTTAAATTTTTACTACAAGAACTTGAAGAAAAAAATCCTAATATAAAACAAAGCATATTTAATGCTATGAAAAATATTAATTTAGATTATGTGTTAGGTTATACTAATGGAAATAAGTCAAAGAAATAG
- a CDS encoding Bax inhibitor-1/YccA family protein, giving the protein MYYDMNDIDVRSSNNFLRKVFFYMALGVAISFGTGIYLYLYNQELLFSLARYFNILGIAGLGMVLVLNFFLKKMSAGIARILFILYSVVIGTIFSTVGFAYSPLAILYAFASALTIFVVMSIYGFFTKEDLSSYRTFLIVGLISLIVMGLFNIYLGVGRLYWIETIFGIVIFTGFTAYDVNRIKHISYQLENEEGENVEKLSIVWALELYLDFINLFLYLLRIFGKRK; this is encoded by the coding sequence ATGTATTATGATATGAATGATATTGATGTTAGAAGTTCGAATAATTTTTTAAGAAAAGTATTTTTCTATATGGCTCTAGGTGTGGCTATTTCTTTTGGTACAGGAATATACCTATATTTATATAATCAAGAATTATTATTTTCTTTAGCAAGATATTTTAATATTTTAGGTATTGCTGGTTTAGGAATGGTCTTAGTATTAAATTTCTTTTTAAAGAAAATGTCAGCGGGAATTGCAAGAATATTGTTTATACTGTATTCAGTTGTAATAGGAACAATTTTTAGTACAGTTGGTTTTGCGTATTCGCCACTAGCTATACTTTATGCTTTTGCATCTGCTCTTACAATATTTGTTGTGATGTCAATTTATGGATTTTTTACAAAAGAAGATTTAAGTTCATATAGAACATTTTTAATAGTAGGTTTAATCTCGCTTATAGTGATGGGATTATTTAATATATACCTAGGAGTAGGTAGATTGTATTGGATTGAAACAATATTTGGAATAGTTATTTTCACTGGATTTACAGCTTATGATGTAAATAGAATAAAACATATATCTTATCAATTAGAAAATGAAGAAGGTGAAAATGTAGAAAAACTTTCTATAGTATGGGCTTTAGAGCTTTATCTTGACTTTATCAATTTATTCTTATACCTATTAAGAATTTTTGGAAAAAGAAAATAA